The DNA window AGAATTCAGACGCAATGGTGCTGGTGATCGGCGGAGCAATTGATTCCAGCGCCCGCAGTTCCAAATGGTTCAAGCAGTGCGTTCAAGAGGCCACCGCAGTCGATAACCGCGAATTGAACTTCAGGGAATTTCAGGAGTGGATCAAAAGCTTTTTTGACCGCAACGGGTTCACTTACGACCGCGAGGTGATCAGCCGGTTTGCCTATTACTTCGAAGGCAACATGCTGGCTGCCGCCAACGAAATGCGCAAACTTAAACTCAGCCATGACGAAAGCCGCCTGACACTTGAGAGATTCGAGCAGATGGTTGTTGACCAGGCGAGGTTCAATGTGTTCTCGCTCACTGATGCCTGTCTGGCCGGTGATTCCGCACGGGGCGTTCGCCTGCTGCATAGCCTGAAGACAGAGGGAGTCGAACCTGTGGTGGTGCTGATGACAATGGCTCGGGAAGCAAGAATTGTCTACAAGATTGCAGTTGCGACTGACCGGCGATTGCCATTGGCGCAGATATTCAAGGAATTGCGAATTTGGAAGTCTCGGGAAAATCTGATTCGTGAAGCTGCAGGAAGACTCGGCGTCGGCGGCAGTGCGAGGTGCCTGCGTCGGTTGGCACGGGTCGACCGCATTGTGAAGGGTCGCGACGATCCGCCGGTCGGCGGCAGCATCTGGTATGAGTTCGAGAGAATCATTCTCGAAATGTGCCGTTCGCGGGCGAAGCCAACTGCACCTGCAAGATTTGCCAGGGTTCGCTGACGTCAATTCCAAAGCGCGTGAGGATGCGAGCGCGTCCTGATTCCGGAAAATTCATCGTGACGGCTGCGACGCAATTCATTTCGCTGCAAAGTCCCCGGCCGACGGGATCATCTGACCGGAATCGGCACAACAGCACTTCAAGCGCCCCTTCCGGTTCTCTGAAGTCCGTCGCAACGAAAGTGCCTCGACATTTA is part of the Acidiferrobacterales bacterium genome and encodes:
- the holA gene encoding DNA polymerase III subunit delta, which gives rise to MLMDRAELARRLKEKVDFRYFIFGKELFLVERCCSIIREHAKEQGYSERIVMTANADFDWQLLNDYLTEQSLFASRKLIELRLPASGRPGQQGAAALTACLDNQNSDAMVLVIGGAIDSSARSSKWFKQCVQEATAVDNRELNFREFQEWIKSFFDRNGFTYDREVISRFAYYFEGNMLAAANEMRKLKLSHDESRLTLERFEQMVVDQARFNVFSLTDACLAGDSARGVRLLHSLKTEGVEPVVVLMTMAREARIVYKIAVATDRRLPLAQIFKELRIWKSRENLIREAAGRLGVGGSARCLRRLARVDRIVKGRDDPPVGGSIWYEFERIILEMCRSRAKPTAPARFARVR